The Lutra lutra chromosome 15, mLutLut1.2, whole genome shotgun sequence genome includes a region encoding these proteins:
- the LOC125085661 gene encoding collagen alpha-1(I) chain-like: MRTRRQPAFRGRKRSEASGRLPESKPATRTVVKRPSTRRGWGGAGRSGTPGPEPRASGEGGGRAPRTCRRPGGPRRRSRPLPAGRAGPPGLPGRRRRQGSAFAPRAGRSRCPGPRVCSPAGPHGLGAPHPARSPHRSGRALQLAGRTLSAGARGTGPVSRGQEACGALSELSLSD; the protein is encoded by the coding sequence ATGCGTACCCGGCGGCAGCCTGCGTTCCGCGGCCGGAAACGCAGCGAGGCGTCGGGCCGCCTGCCGGAAAGCAAGCCTGCGACCCGCACTGTCGTAAAACGACCGTCCACACGAcgcgggtgggggggggcggggcggagcggAACGCCGGGTCCCGAGCCGCGGGCCTCCGGTGAGGGCGGTGGGCGGGCGCCGCGAACCTGCCGCCGCCCGGGAGGGCCCCGCCGCCGGAGCCGACCCCTCCCCGCCGGCCGCGCGGGGCCGCCGGGGCTTccaggccgccgccgccgccagggGTCAGCCTTCGCCCCGCGAGCCGGCCGCAGCAGGTGCCCGGGGCCGCGCGTGTGTTCCCCCGCCGGGCCGCACGGACTCGGCGCTCCGCACCCCGCACGCAGTCCTCACCGCTCCGGGCGGGCTCTGCAGCTTGCGGGGCGGACGCTTAGTGCTGGAGCCCGGGGGACCGGGCCAGTGTCGCGGGGGCAGGAGGCGTGCGGAGCT
- the HAX1 gene encoding HCLS1-associated protein X-1 isoform X1: MSLFDLFRGFFGLSGPRSHREPFFGGMTRDEEEDDEDEEEEAPWGRGSSRFEGPQPPEEFGFGFSFSPGGGMRFHDNFGFDDLIRDFNNIFSEMGTWTLPSRLPELPGPGPESETPGERRREGQTLRDSMLKYPDSQQPGTFRGVLESDARSESPKPAQDWGSQRPFGVFDDMWPMTPRSRAREDNDLDSQVSQEGLGPVLQPQPKSYFKSVSVTKITKPDGTVEERRTVVDSEGRTETTVTHQEGDGRPRDDPESPNPAALDGAYSILDLFLGRWFRSR; encoded by the exons ATGAGCCTCTTTGATCTCTTTCGGGGCTTTTTCGGCCTTTCTGGACCTCGGAG CCACAGAGAGCCCTTTTTTGGAGGGATGACTCGAGATGAAGAAGAGGACGACGAGGACGAGGAGGAAGAAGCCCCGTGGGGCCGTGGGAGCTCCAGGTTTGAGGGTCCCCAGCCCCCCGAGGAGTTTGGCTTCGGCTTCAGCTTCAGCCCAGGAGGAGGGATGCGTTTCCATGATAACTTCGGCTTTGACGACCTAATTCGGGATTTCAATAACATCTTCAGCGAGATGGGGACCTGGACCTTGCCTTCCCGCCTTCCGG AACTCCCGGGTCCTGGTCCTGAGTCTGAGACACCCGGTGAGAGGCGACGGGAGGGGCAGACACTCCGGGACTCGATGCTTAAGTATCCAGACAGTCAGCAGCCCGGGACCTTCAGGGGGGTCTTGGAGAGTGACGCGAGAAGCGAATCCCCCAAACCAGCACAGGACTGGGGCTCCCAGAGACCTTTCGGTGTG TTCGATGATATGTGGCCTATGACCCCCCGTTCTAGAGCCAGAGAAGACAATG ATCTTGATTCCCAAGTTTCCCAGGAGGGCCTCGGCCCAGTTCTCCAGCCTCAGCCCAAATCCTATTTCAAAAGCGTCTCGGTGACCAAGATCACTAAGCCAGATGGG ACAGTAGAGGAGCGCCGGACTGTGGTGGATAGTGAGGGCCGGACAGAGACCACGGTAACCCATCAGGAAGGAGATGGCCGTCCTAGAGATG ATCCAGAGTCACCAAATCCTGCAGCCCTGGATGGTGCCTATTCCATCCTGGATTTATTTCTAGGACGCTGGTTCCGGTCCCGGTAG
- the HAX1 gene encoding HCLS1-associated protein X-1 isoform X5: MSLFDLFRGFFGLSGPRSHREPFFGGMTRDEEEDDEDEEEEAPWGRGSSRFEGPQPPEEFGFGFSFSPGGGMRFHDNFGFDDLIRDFNNIFSEMGTWTLPSRLPELPGPGPESETPGERRREGQTLRDSMLKYPDSQQPGTFRGVLESDARSESPKPAQDWGSQRPFGVFDDMWPMTPRSRAREDNDLDSQVSQEGLGPVLQPQPKSYFKSVSVTKITKPDGRHGSGFSL, translated from the exons ATGAGCCTCTTTGATCTCTTTCGGGGCTTTTTCGGCCTTTCTGGACCTCGGAG CCACAGAGAGCCCTTTTTTGGAGGGATGACTCGAGATGAAGAAGAGGACGACGAGGACGAGGAGGAAGAAGCCCCGTGGGGCCGTGGGAGCTCCAGGTTTGAGGGTCCCCAGCCCCCCGAGGAGTTTGGCTTCGGCTTCAGCTTCAGCCCAGGAGGAGGGATGCGTTTCCATGATAACTTCGGCTTTGACGACCTAATTCGGGATTTCAATAACATCTTCAGCGAGATGGGGACCTGGACCTTGCCTTCCCGCCTTCCGG AACTCCCGGGTCCTGGTCCTGAGTCTGAGACACCCGGTGAGAGGCGACGGGAGGGGCAGACACTCCGGGACTCGATGCTTAAGTATCCAGACAGTCAGCAGCCCGGGACCTTCAGGGGGGTCTTGGAGAGTGACGCGAGAAGCGAATCCCCCAAACCAGCACAGGACTGGGGCTCCCAGAGACCTTTCGGTGTG TTCGATGATATGTGGCCTATGACCCCCCGTTCTAGAGCCAGAGAAGACAATG ATCTTGATTCCCAAGTTTCCCAGGAGGGCCTCGGCCCAGTTCTCCAGCCTCAGCCCAAATCCTATTTCAAAAGCGTCTCGGTGACCAAGATCACTAAGCCAGATGGG AGACACGGTTCGGGCTTCTCCTTATAG
- the HAX1 gene encoding HCLS1-associated protein X-1 isoform X2: MGFAGVRSHREPFFGGMTRDEEEDDEDEEEEAPWGRGSSRFEGPQPPEEFGFGFSFSPGGGMRFHDNFGFDDLIRDFNNIFSEMGTWTLPSRLPELPGPGPESETPGERRREGQTLRDSMLKYPDSQQPGTFRGVLESDARSESPKPAQDWGSQRPFGVFDDMWPMTPRSRAREDNDLDSQVSQEGLGPVLQPQPKSYFKSVSVTKITKPDGTVEERRTVVDSEGRTETTVTHQEGDGRPRDDPESPNPAALDGAYSILDLFLGRWFRSR; this comes from the exons ATGGGCTTCGCAGGGGTCCGCAG CCACAGAGAGCCCTTTTTTGGAGGGATGACTCGAGATGAAGAAGAGGACGACGAGGACGAGGAGGAAGAAGCCCCGTGGGGCCGTGGGAGCTCCAGGTTTGAGGGTCCCCAGCCCCCCGAGGAGTTTGGCTTCGGCTTCAGCTTCAGCCCAGGAGGAGGGATGCGTTTCCATGATAACTTCGGCTTTGACGACCTAATTCGGGATTTCAATAACATCTTCAGCGAGATGGGGACCTGGACCTTGCCTTCCCGCCTTCCGG AACTCCCGGGTCCTGGTCCTGAGTCTGAGACACCCGGTGAGAGGCGACGGGAGGGGCAGACACTCCGGGACTCGATGCTTAAGTATCCAGACAGTCAGCAGCCCGGGACCTTCAGGGGGGTCTTGGAGAGTGACGCGAGAAGCGAATCCCCCAAACCAGCACAGGACTGGGGCTCCCAGAGACCTTTCGGTGTG TTCGATGATATGTGGCCTATGACCCCCCGTTCTAGAGCCAGAGAAGACAATG ATCTTGATTCCCAAGTTTCCCAGGAGGGCCTCGGCCCAGTTCTCCAGCCTCAGCCCAAATCCTATTTCAAAAGCGTCTCGGTGACCAAGATCACTAAGCCAGATGGG ACAGTAGAGGAGCGCCGGACTGTGGTGGATAGTGAGGGCCGGACAGAGACCACGGTAACCCATCAGGAAGGAGATGGCCGTCCTAGAGATG ATCCAGAGTCACCAAATCCTGCAGCCCTGGATGGTGCCTATTCCATCCTGGATTTATTTCTAGGACGCTGGTTCCGGTCCCGGTAG
- the AQP10 gene encoding aquaporin-10, whose protein sequence is MAYGWPLAQVKGWLRLRSQLGRQCLAEFLGVFVLMLLTQGAVAQAVTSGESKGNFFTMFLAGSLAVTVAIYVSGNVSGAHLNPAFSLAMCLLGRLPWAKLPVYCLVQLLSAFCASGATYAVYYDALQNYTGGNLTVTGPKETASIFATYPAPYLSLNNGFLDQVLGTGILIVGILAITDTRNKGVPAGLEPVAVGLLILAIGLSLGVNCGFPLNPARDLGPRLFTYVAGWGPEVFSAGNGWWWVPVVAPLVGATLGTATYQLLVALHHPEESEPAQDLELARRKASGLETSAPARRPQL, encoded by the exons ATGGCCTACGGCTGGCCCCTGGCCCAAGTCAAAGGCTGGCTCCGGCTCCGCAGCCAGCTGGGCCGACAGTGCCTGGCGGAGTTTCTCGGGGTGTTTGTGCTCATG CTCCTCACCCAGGGGGCTGTGGCGCAGGCCGTCACCAGCGGAGAAAGCAAAGGCAACTTCTTCACCATGTTTCTGGCCGGCTCCCTGGCCGTGACGGTGGCCATCTACGTGAGCGGTAACGTTTCAG GGGCCCACCTGAATCCGGCCTTCTCCCTGGCCATGTGCCTCCTGGGACGTCTGCCCTGGGCCAAGCTCCCCGTTTACTGCCTGGTGCAGCTTCTGTCGGCCTTCTGCGCCTCGGGAGCCACCTACGCGGTCTACTATG ATGCCCTCCAGAATTATACAGGTGGGAACCTGACAGTGACTGGCCCCAAGGAGACAGCCTCCATCTTTGCCACCTACCCTGCCCCTTATCTGTCCCTGAACAACGGCTTCCTGGATCAG GTTCTGGGCACAGGAATCCTTATTGTGGGGATCTTGGCCATCACGGACACACGGAACAAGGGAGTGCCTGCGGGTCTGGAGCCTGTGGCTGTGGGGCTGCTGATCCTAGCCATCGGGTTATCCCTGGGTGTCAACTGTGGGTTCCCACTCAACCCTGCCCGCGACCTGGGCCCACGGCTTTTCACCTATGTGGCTGGCTGGGGCCCTGAAGTCTTCAG TGCCGGGAATGGCTGGTGGTGGGTGCCTGTGGTGGCCCCTCTGGTGGGGGCCACGCTTGGCACAGCCACGTACCAGCTGCTGGTGGCCCTCCACCACCCCGAGGAGTCAGAGCCAGCTCAGGATCTAGAGCTCGCGCGACGGAAAGCCTCAGGCTTGGAAACGTCTGCCCCAGCTCGGCGGCCGCAGCTGTGA
- the HAX1 gene encoding HCLS1-associated protein X-1 isoform X4, with amino-acid sequence MTRDEEEDDEDEEEEAPWGRGSSRFEGPQPPEEFGFGFSFSPGGGMRFHDNFGFDDLIRDFNNIFSEMGTWTLPSRLPELPGPGPESETPGERRREGQTLRDSMLKYPDSQQPGTFRGVLESDARSESPKPAQDWGSQRPFGVFDDMWPMTPRSRAREDNDLDSQVSQEGLGPVLQPQPKSYFKSVSVTKITKPDGTVEERRTVVDSEGRTETTVTHQEGDGRPRDDPESPNPAALDGAYSILDLFLGRWFRSR; translated from the exons ATGACTCGAGATGAAGAAGAGGACGACGAGGACGAGGAGGAAGAAGCCCCGTGGGGCCGTGGGAGCTCCAGGTTTGAGGGTCCCCAGCCCCCCGAGGAGTTTGGCTTCGGCTTCAGCTTCAGCCCAGGAGGAGGGATGCGTTTCCATGATAACTTCGGCTTTGACGACCTAATTCGGGATTTCAATAACATCTTCAGCGAGATGGGGACCTGGACCTTGCCTTCCCGCCTTCCGG AACTCCCGGGTCCTGGTCCTGAGTCTGAGACACCCGGTGAGAGGCGACGGGAGGGGCAGACACTCCGGGACTCGATGCTTAAGTATCCAGACAGTCAGCAGCCCGGGACCTTCAGGGGGGTCTTGGAGAGTGACGCGAGAAGCGAATCCCCCAAACCAGCACAGGACTGGGGCTCCCAGAGACCTTTCGGTGTG TTCGATGATATGTGGCCTATGACCCCCCGTTCTAGAGCCAGAGAAGACAATG ATCTTGATTCCCAAGTTTCCCAGGAGGGCCTCGGCCCAGTTCTCCAGCCTCAGCCCAAATCCTATTTCAAAAGCGTCTCGGTGACCAAGATCACTAAGCCAGATGGG ACAGTAGAGGAGCGCCGGACTGTGGTGGATAGTGAGGGCCGGACAGAGACCACGGTAACCCATCAGGAAGGAGATGGCCGTCCTAGAGATG ATCCAGAGTCACCAAATCCTGCAGCCCTGGATGGTGCCTATTCCATCCTGGATTTATTTCTAGGACGCTGGTTCCGGTCCCGGTAG
- the HAX1 gene encoding HCLS1-associated protein X-1 isoform X3: MSLFDLFRGFFGLSGPRSHREPFFGGMTRDEEEDDEDEEEEAPWGRGSSRFEGPQPPEEFGFGFSFSPGGGMRFHDNFGFDDLIRDFELPGPGPESETPGERRREGQTLRDSMLKYPDSQQPGTFRGVLESDARSESPKPAQDWGSQRPFGVFDDMWPMTPRSRAREDNDLDSQVSQEGLGPVLQPQPKSYFKSVSVTKITKPDGTVEERRTVVDSEGRTETTVTHQEGDGRPRDDPESPNPAALDGAYSILDLFLGRWFRSR; the protein is encoded by the exons ATGAGCCTCTTTGATCTCTTTCGGGGCTTTTTCGGCCTTTCTGGACCTCGGAG CCACAGAGAGCCCTTTTTTGGAGGGATGACTCGAGATGAAGAAGAGGACGACGAGGACGAGGAGGAAGAAGCCCCGTGGGGCCGTGGGAGCTCCAGGTTTGAGGGTCCCCAGCCCCCCGAGGAGTTTGGCTTCGGCTTCAGCTTCAGCCCAGGAGGAGGGATGCGTTTCCATGATAACTTCGGCTTTGACGACCTAATTCGGGATTTC GAACTCCCGGGTCCTGGTCCTGAGTCTGAGACACCCGGTGAGAGGCGACGGGAGGGGCAGACACTCCGGGACTCGATGCTTAAGTATCCAGACAGTCAGCAGCCCGGGACCTTCAGGGGGGTCTTGGAGAGTGACGCGAGAAGCGAATCCCCCAAACCAGCACAGGACTGGGGCTCCCAGAGACCTTTCGGTGTG TTCGATGATATGTGGCCTATGACCCCCCGTTCTAGAGCCAGAGAAGACAATG ATCTTGATTCCCAAGTTTCCCAGGAGGGCCTCGGCCCAGTTCTCCAGCCTCAGCCCAAATCCTATTTCAAAAGCGTCTCGGTGACCAAGATCACTAAGCCAGATGGG ACAGTAGAGGAGCGCCGGACTGTGGTGGATAGTGAGGGCCGGACAGAGACCACGGTAACCCATCAGGAAGGAGATGGCCGTCCTAGAGATG ATCCAGAGTCACCAAATCCTGCAGCCCTGGATGGTGCCTATTCCATCCTGGATTTATTTCTAGGACGCTGGTTCCGGTCCCGGTAG